In the genome of Apodemus sylvaticus chromosome 2, mApoSyl1.1, whole genome shotgun sequence, one region contains:
- the Clec1b gene encoding C-type lectin domain family 1 member B isoform X2: protein MQDEDGYITLNIKPRKQALSSAVTQQKYLLAEKENLSATLQQLAKKFCQELIRHSEIKTKSTFEHKCSPCATKWRYHGDSCYGFFRRNLTWEESKQYCTEQNATLVKITSQSTLEYIADRITSIRWIGLSRQNSRKNWMWEDNSVLHKNVIDLSGNTEENMNCAYLHNGKIHSASCKERHYLICERNAGMTRVDELL, encoded by the exons ATGCAGGATGAAGATGGGTATATCACCTTAAACATCAAGCCCCGGAAACAAGCTCTCAGCTCAG CGGTCACACAGCAAAAGTATCTACTGgctgaaaaagaaaatctctcaGCTACTCTGCAGCAATTGGCCAAGAAATTCTGCCAAGAGTTGATTAGACATTCAGAAATTAAGACAAAGAGCACTTTTG AGCACAAGTGCAGCCCCTGTGCCACGAAGTGGAGATACCATGGAGACAGTTGCTACGGGTTCTTCAGGCGTAACCTAACATGGGAAGAGAGCAAGCAGTATTGCACTGAGCAGAATGCCACACTTGTGAAGATCACCAGCCAGAGCACTCTG GAATACATTGCAGACAGGATTACTTCGATCCGTTGGATTGGATTATCACGCCAGAACTCCAGGAAAAACTGGATGTGGGAAgataactcagttcttcacaagaATGT taTTGATCTTTCTGGGAATACAGAAGAAAACATGAATTGTGCTTATCTTCATAATGGAAAAATCCATTCAGCTTCCTGTAAAGAGAGACATTACTTAATATGCGAGAGAAATGCTGGCATGACAAGAGTGGATGAACTGCTTTGA
- the Clec1b gene encoding C-type lectin domain family 1 member B isoform X1 yields the protein MQDEDGYITLNIKPRKQALSSAEPASSWWRVTALILLISSVGLVAGLVALGIMSVTQQKYLLAEKENLSATLQQLAKKFCQELIRHSEIKTKSTFEHKCSPCATKWRYHGDSCYGFFRRNLTWEESKQYCTEQNATLVKITSQSTLEYIADRITSIRWIGLSRQNSRKNWMWEDNSVLHKNVIDLSGNTEENMNCAYLHNGKIHSASCKERHYLICERNAGMTRVDELL from the exons ATGCAGGATGAAGATGGGTATATCACCTTAAACATCAAGCCCCGGAAACAAGCTCTCAGCTCAG CTGAACCTGCCTCTTCTTGGTGGCGTGTGACGGCTTTAATTCTGTTGATTTCATCCGTGGGGCTGGTGGCTGGACTCGTGGCTCTGGGGATCATGT CGGTCACACAGCAAAAGTATCTACTGgctgaaaaagaaaatctctcaGCTACTCTGCAGCAATTGGCCAAGAAATTCTGCCAAGAGTTGATTAGACATTCAGAAATTAAGACAAAGAGCACTTTTG AGCACAAGTGCAGCCCCTGTGCCACGAAGTGGAGATACCATGGAGACAGTTGCTACGGGTTCTTCAGGCGTAACCTAACATGGGAAGAGAGCAAGCAGTATTGCACTGAGCAGAATGCCACACTTGTGAAGATCACCAGCCAGAGCACTCTG GAATACATTGCAGACAGGATTACTTCGATCCGTTGGATTGGATTATCACGCCAGAACTCCAGGAAAAACTGGATGTGGGAAgataactcagttcttcacaagaATGT taTTGATCTTTCTGGGAATACAGAAGAAAACATGAATTGTGCTTATCTTCATAATGGAAAAATCCATTCAGCTTCCTGTAAAGAGAGACATTACTTAATATGCGAGAGAAATGCTGGCATGACAAGAGTGGATGAACTGCTTTGA
- the Clec9a gene encoding C-type lectin domain family 9 member A isoform X2, producing the protein MHEEEIYTSLQWDIPTSETSQKCPLPSKCSGTWCIVTMISSMVCVGLLATSIFLGIKFFQVSSLVMEQQERLIQQDTALLNLTVLQRNHTLQLKNCQALLQRSLRSGSDCSPQLQCPHNWIQNGKSCYYVFHRWSMWNNSKMNCLKEGDSLLQIDSKEEMEFISSSIRKLKGESEYWVGMFQDRLSGSWLWEDGSSPLSDLWGLLSCCSRIKWFSLR; encoded by the exons ATGCATGAGGAAGAAATATATACCTCTCTTCAGTGGGACATTCCTACTTCAGAGACCTCTCAGAAGTGTCCATTGCCTAGCAAATGTTCAG GAACATGGTGCATTGTGACGATGATTTCCAGTATGGTCTGTGTGGGCCTGTTAGCAACATCCATTTTCTTGGGCATCAAGT TCTTCCAGGTGTCCTCTCTTGTCATGGAGCAGCAGGAAAGACTCATCCAACAGGACACAGCATTGCTGAACCTCACAGTGCTGCAGAGGAACCACACACTGCAATTGAAAAACTGCCAAGCCTTACTACAGAGATCTCTCCGTTCAG GTAGTGACTGCAGCCCACAGTTGCAGTGTCCACACAACTGGATTCAGAATGGAAAAAGTTGTTACTATGTCTTTCACCGCTGGAGCATGTGGAACAACAGTAAGATGAACTGTTTAAAGGAGGGCGATAGTCTCCTTCAAATAGACAGCAAAGAAGAAATG gagTTTATCAGCAGCAGTATACGGAAGCTCAAAGGAGAAAGTGAATACTGGGTGGGAATGTTTCAAGATAGACTCAGTGGATCTTGGCTCTGGGAAGATggttcctctcctctctctgactT GTGGGGCCTTCTATCCTGTTGCTCACGGATCAAATGGTTCAGTCTACGCTGA
- the Clec9a gene encoding C-type lectin domain family 9 member A isoform X1 produces the protein MHEEEIYTSLQWDIPTSETSQKCPLPSKCSGTWCIVTMISSMVCVGLLATSIFLGIKFFQVSSLVMEQQERLIQQDTALLNLTVLQRNHTLQLKNCQALLQRSLRSGSDCSPQLQCPHNWIQNGKSCYYVFHRWSMWNNSKMNCLKEGDSLLQIDSKEEMEFISSSIRKLKGESEYWVGMFQDRLSGSWLWEDGSSPLSDLLPTESQLSASQICGYLKDHTLLSDVCTNWKHFICEKKAFGSCM, from the exons ATGCATGAGGAAGAAATATATACCTCTCTTCAGTGGGACATTCCTACTTCAGAGACCTCTCAGAAGTGTCCATTGCCTAGCAAATGTTCAG GAACATGGTGCATTGTGACGATGATTTCCAGTATGGTCTGTGTGGGCCTGTTAGCAACATCCATTTTCTTGGGCATCAAGT TCTTCCAGGTGTCCTCTCTTGTCATGGAGCAGCAGGAAAGACTCATCCAACAGGACACAGCATTGCTGAACCTCACAGTGCTGCAGAGGAACCACACACTGCAATTGAAAAACTGCCAAGCCTTACTACAGAGATCTCTCCGTTCAG GTAGTGACTGCAGCCCACAGTTGCAGTGTCCACACAACTGGATTCAGAATGGAAAAAGTTGTTACTATGTCTTTCACCGCTGGAGCATGTGGAACAACAGTAAGATGAACTGTTTAAAGGAGGGCGATAGTCTCCTTCAAATAGACAGCAAAGAAGAAATG gagTTTATCAGCAGCAGTATACGGAAGCTCAAAGGAGAAAGTGAATACTGGGTGGGAATGTTTCAAGATAGACTCAGTGGATCTTGGCTCTGGGAAGATggttcctctcctctctctgactT GTTGCCAACAGAGAGTCAGCTATCAGCCAGCCAGATCTGTGGGTACCTCAAAGATCATACTCTCCTCTCAGATGTCTGCACTAACTGGAAACATTTTATCtgtgagaagaaggcatttggaTCTTGCATGTGA
- the Clec9a gene encoding C-type lectin domain family 9 member A isoform X3 — MFRNMVHCDDDFQYGLCGPVSNIHFLGHQVLPGVLSCHGAAGKTHPTGHSIAEPHSAAEEPHTAIEKLPSLTTEISPFSDCSPQLQCPHNWIQNGKSCYYVFHRWSMWNNSKMNCLKEGDSLLQIDSKEEMEFISSSIRKLKGESEYWVGMFQDRLSGSWLWEDGSSPLSDLLPTESQLSASQICGYLKDHTLLSDVCTNWKHFICEKKAFGSCM; from the exons ATGTTCAG GAACATGGTGCATTGTGACGATGATTTCCAGTATGGTCTGTGTGGGCCTGTTAGCAACATCCATTTTCTTGGGCATCAAGT TCTTCCAGGTGTCCTCTCTTGTCATGGAGCAGCAGGAAAGACTCATCCAACAGGACACAGCATTGCTGAACCTCACAGTGCTGCAGAGGAACCACACACTGCAATTGAAAAACTGCCAAGCCTTACTACAGAGATCTCTCCGTTCAG TGACTGCAGCCCACAGTTGCAGTGTCCACACAACTGGATTCAGAATGGAAAAAGTTGTTACTATGTCTTTCACCGCTGGAGCATGTGGAACAACAGTAAGATGAACTGTTTAAAGGAGGGCGATAGTCTCCTTCAAATAGACAGCAAAGAAGAAATG gagTTTATCAGCAGCAGTATACGGAAGCTCAAAGGAGAAAGTGAATACTGGGTGGGAATGTTTCAAGATAGACTCAGTGGATCTTGGCTCTGGGAAGATggttcctctcctctctctgactT GTTGCCAACAGAGAGTCAGCTATCAGCCAGCCAGATCTGTGGGTACCTCAAAGATCATACTCTCCTCTCAGATGTCTGCACTAACTGGAAACATTTTATCtgtgagaagaaggcatttggaTCTTGCATGTGA